Proteins encoded together in one uncultured Sphaerochaeta sp. window:
- a CDS encoding ATP-binding protein yields MFIGREKELGLLEELHASGTFEYLVLYGRRRVGKTSLLNEFSKKRNVIFYSAQAKNDRLNLSDFSKTLQLHFSGSSYGAFEDWNAAFSYVFDQASEERVTLIIDEFPYIAEENPSIKSILQHAIDKKWKHKNIFLILCGSSISFMESEVMGAKSPLYGRATSSLELQCFNYIESARFFPNYSIQEKLLCYGILGGVPCYLAAFNDKKTITKNIEKNILRTGSFLKEETQNLLKMELREPGVYNSIFEAIATGSSRLNEIAQKIHEEQTKCSKYIRTLKNMRLVDKVTPSGEKDSSKKSIYQISDNFFLFWYHFIFSNKSYYELLGDEEAAQEIVEHLSHYMGSVFENICMQYLTILAKQRKLPFAPHTMGRWWGGNPNTKKEDDIDILAFDAHKRSAILCECKYRNKLFGMDEYKDFLRSAELFHHIENRYYYLFSKSGFTEEVKANAQIEGITLVALEDLFLVE; encoded by the coding sequence ATGTTTATAGGAAGGGAGAAAGAGTTAGGATTGCTTGAAGAACTGCATGCTTCCGGAACCTTCGAGTATCTTGTTCTCTATGGCAGACGACGTGTTGGAAAAACCTCGCTCTTGAATGAATTTAGCAAGAAAAGAAATGTGATATTCTATTCTGCACAAGCCAAAAATGACAGGCTGAACCTCTCAGACTTCTCAAAGACACTACAACTCCATTTTTCTGGATCATCCTATGGGGCGTTCGAAGATTGGAATGCAGCATTCTCCTATGTATTTGATCAAGCATCTGAGGAACGAGTTACCCTGATTATTGATGAATTCCCTTATATTGCTGAAGAAAACCCCTCAATCAAATCCATTCTTCAACATGCAATTGATAAGAAATGGAAGCATAAGAATATTTTTCTAATACTATGTGGTTCAAGTATTAGCTTCATGGAATCTGAGGTCATGGGTGCAAAAAGCCCTCTCTACGGAAGGGCTACCAGTAGCTTGGAACTACAATGTTTTAATTATATAGAGAGTGCTCGTTTCTTCCCTAACTACTCCATACAGGAAAAACTCCTGTGTTACGGCATTCTCGGAGGCGTCCCCTGTTATCTTGCTGCTTTCAATGACAAGAAAACCATTACTAAGAATATTGAGAAAAACATTCTTCGAACAGGATCATTCCTTAAGGAGGAAACCCAGAATCTCCTAAAAATGGAACTGAGAGAACCTGGAGTATATAACAGCATCTTTGAGGCTATCGCTACAGGTTCGAGCAGACTTAACGAAATTGCCCAGAAAATCCACGAGGAACAAACCAAATGTTCCAAGTACATCAGAACCTTAAAGAACATGCGATTGGTTGATAAGGTAACTCCAAGCGGTGAGAAAGACTCCAGCAAAAAGAGCATCTATCAAATTAGCGATAATTTCTTTCTGTTCTGGTATCACTTCATCTTTTCAAATAAGAGCTACTATGAGCTATTGGGTGATGAGGAAGCCGCACAGGAAATAGTTGAACATCTTTCCCACTATATGGGTAGCGTGTTCGAAAATATTTGCATGCAATACCTCACCATACTCGCAAAGCAAAGAAAACTACCCTTTGCCCCCCACACCATGGGAAGGTGGTGGGGCGGTAATCCAAACACAAAAAAGGAAGATGACATAGATATCCTTGCTTTTGACGCTCACAAGCGATCAGCAATATTGTGCGAATGTAAATATCGTAACAAACTATTTGGAATGGATGAATATAAAGACTTCCTCCGCTCGGCAGAACTATTCCACCACATTGAAAACCGTTACTACTACTTATTTAGTAAATCAGGCTTTACCGAAGAAGTGAAAGCCAATGCCCAGATTGAGGGAATTACGCTTGTTGCACTGGAAGATTTATTCCTGGTTGAATAG
- a CDS encoding substrate-binding domain-containing protein, protein MRRVLIIALCMVFATGMIFAQGVSEGAAGVPKIGIAVPSPDHGWTGGIGWWADKAVEELKEQYPGKYEFKVLHADGYAKQISDVEDLMVWGMDYLVILPHESAPLTPVVKEAHASGVKCIVVDRGLTDTSFGYINLAGNNSEMGKVSGIFVRDYMKEHGLTKYVAMGGMPVVIDGERMNAFFDEMQKEPSLVNLAGGRNYDFADWSTQKGLELMENYIQKYPEIHAVFCQDDDVMTGVLQAIKESGRKDIKLVFGGAGSKAAYEMIMNDDPLVKATATYHPSMVYDAIMYCLDVAEGRKSDAFHTASKPTSVVLPSVLVDKSNVMDHYDAGSVF, encoded by the coding sequence ATGAGAAGAGTTTTGATTATCGCTCTCTGTATGGTCTTTGCCACCGGTATGATCTTCGCCCAGGGTGTCTCTGAGGGCGCTGCTGGTGTTCCCAAGATCGGTATTGCGGTTCCCTCTCCTGACCACGGCTGGACTGGAGGTATCGGCTGGTGGGCAGACAAAGCTGTCGAGGAACTGAAGGAGCAGTATCCTGGAAAGTATGAGTTCAAGGTATTGCATGCTGATGGGTATGCAAAGCAGATCTCCGATGTCGAAGACCTCATGGTCTGGGGCATGGACTATCTGGTTATCCTTCCTCATGAGTCAGCTCCCCTTACCCCTGTGGTAAAGGAAGCACACGCCTCCGGCGTTAAGTGTATCGTTGTAGACCGCGGTCTGACCGATACATCCTTCGGCTACATCAACCTCGCTGGTAACAACTCTGAGATGGGAAAGGTCTCCGGTATCTTCGTGAGAGATTACATGAAGGAACATGGCCTTACCAAGTATGTTGCCATGGGTGGTATGCCTGTTGTAATCGATGGCGAGAGAATGAATGCATTCTTCGACGAGATGCAGAAGGAACCTTCTTTGGTCAACCTCGCCGGTGGAAGAAACTATGACTTCGCCGACTGGTCAACCCAGAAGGGCCTGGAACTGATGGAGAACTATATCCAGAAGTATCCTGAGATCCATGCAGTATTCTGCCAGGATGATGATGTCATGACTGGAGTCCTTCAGGCTATCAAGGAGAGTGGCCGAAAGGATATCAAGCTGGTCTTTGGTGGTGCAGGTTCCAAGGCAGCGTACGAGATGATCATGAACGATGACCCGTTGGTAAAGGCAACAGCCACCTACCACCCGTCAATGGTCTATGATGCCATCATGTACTGTCTGGATGTCGCAGAAGGCAGAAAGTCTGATGCATTCCACACCGCTAGCAAGCCTACTTCTGTAGTGCTCCCCTCTGTCTTGGTTGACAAGAGCAATGTAATGGATCATTACGACGCAGGTTCTGTATTCTAG
- a CDS encoding ABC transporter permease produces the protein MGENKLLSSVKKFKFKDHSLGMAFLILVVIATILGWPNFLKMRNLTNILRQISYTGIIGLGMTLVIISGGIDLSVGSMTAFVGGIAIYFLNLFGPSSVWGIVLTFLFALVLGSLCGALNGIMVAKFKMAPFIVTLGTMSIFRSLIQYISNAGTILSENMDYGKLGSGIFLGLPIPVWCFLIVGFLLHIILNHTSFGRYLCATGSNEQVAKYSAINITIVKWLPYIITGFTVGMTAVMWSSRLNCINPSDGAGYEMDAIAAVVIGGTLMSGGKGSIIGTMMGAVMLGIINNMLVMGGISAFLQQAVKGFVIIVAVLLQYNNGNK, from the coding sequence ATGGGTGAAAATAAACTGCTGTCTTCTGTGAAAAAGTTCAAGTTCAAGGACCACTCCCTGGGGATGGCGTTCCTTATCCTTGTGGTGATCGCCACCATTCTCGGGTGGCCCAACTTCCTGAAAATGAGGAACTTAACGAACATTCTCAGGCAGATTTCCTATACAGGGATCATTGGACTGGGGATGACGTTGGTAATCATCAGTGGGGGAATCGATCTTTCGGTAGGCTCCATGACCGCTTTTGTGGGAGGGATTGCAATCTACTTCCTCAATCTCTTCGGCCCAAGTTCTGTATGGGGTATTGTCCTGACGTTCCTCTTCGCCCTGGTGCTGGGATCGCTCTGCGGAGCGCTAAACGGAATAATGGTGGCGAAGTTCAAGATGGCTCCCTTTATCGTCACCCTGGGTACCATGTCGATCTTTCGCTCCCTTATCCAGTACATCTCCAATGCGGGTACCATCCTCTCGGAGAATATGGACTATGGGAAGCTTGGAAGCGGTATTTTTCTTGGCCTACCTATCCCGGTTTGGTGCTTCCTTATCGTAGGATTCTTGCTGCATATCATACTGAACCATACGAGCTTTGGCCGGTATCTCTGTGCAACAGGAAGCAATGAGCAGGTAGCGAAGTATTCAGCGATCAATATAACCATTGTGAAGTGGCTCCCCTATATCATTACGGGATTTACGGTAGGTATGACCGCTGTGATGTGGTCGAGCAGGCTCAACTGTATCAACCCAAGCGACGGTGCTGGTTATGAGATGGACGCCATCGCAGCTGTGGTCATCGGGGGAACCCTGATGAGCGGAGGAAAGGGAAGTATCATCGGTACCATGATGGGTGCGGTGATGCTTGGAATTATAAACAACATGCTTGTCATGGGAGGAATCAGTGCCTTCCTGCAGCAGGCAGTGAAAGGGTTTGTCATTATTGTTGCGGTACTCTTGCAGTACAACAACGGTAACAAATAA
- a CDS encoding sugar ABC transporter ATP-binding protein: protein MDEPKILLSLEGIVKEFSSVRVLDRVSFSIREGEVMGLIGENGAGKSTLMKILSGIYQKTEGTIRLDGQLTNIPDYITAKKLGIGIVPQEFNLINYLTVFENIFLGNEIHKGLLLDKAKMREEARAQLELLKMPLDVNKYISELSVAEKQMVEIAKAMILDTRVLIFDEPTTTLTPVEVKTLFSLMRKLKEKKVTMLFVSHKLQEVMTICDRVTVLRDGKLVSVDEVKHVDADTLARKMVGRDFSQVFPPKKDRRAEDLVLEVKDLKSEPMVKDVSFSLHRGEILGFAGLVGSGRTETMEAVMGLRRMESGEIHIKGKPAKIRSAKDAVSLGLGYISEDRQGKGIVMNYDITKNISLISLKDKYLKGLLIDKKAETAASDHYIDEFNIVAASKKSELRFFSGGNQQKVYLARWMDTDPEILILDEPTRGIDINAKREIYEFIHQLSEARISCIIISSEMEEIIGMCNRAYVMREGKVASCLDEEEITEENIVFNATGIKKGVEKDG from the coding sequence ATGGACGAACCCAAGATCCTTCTCAGTCTGGAAGGTATAGTCAAGGAATTCTCATCTGTCCGTGTCCTGGACCGGGTCTCCTTCTCCATACGGGAAGGAGAGGTAATGGGGCTTATCGGGGAGAATGGTGCTGGTAAATCCACGCTGATGAAGATTCTCAGCGGAATCTACCAGAAAACTGAGGGAACCATCCGCTTGGATGGCCAACTTACCAATATTCCCGACTATATCACGGCAAAGAAACTGGGGATTGGTATCGTTCCCCAGGAGTTCAACCTGATCAATTACCTGACGGTATTCGAGAACATTTTCCTCGGAAACGAGATTCATAAGGGGCTTCTCCTGGATAAGGCAAAGATGCGGGAGGAAGCGAGGGCTCAGCTTGAGCTTTTAAAGATGCCCCTTGATGTGAACAAGTATATCAGTGAGCTCTCTGTTGCAGAGAAACAGATGGTGGAGATTGCAAAGGCCATGATTCTCGATACAAGGGTCCTGATCTTTGATGAGCCGACCACCACCCTTACCCCGGTTGAGGTGAAGACTTTGTTCTCCTTGATGCGAAAGCTCAAGGAGAAGAAGGTCACCATGCTCTTTGTAAGCCATAAGCTGCAGGAGGTCATGACCATTTGTGACCGGGTTACCGTGCTCAGGGACGGGAAGCTGGTAAGTGTGGATGAGGTAAAGCATGTTGATGCAGATACCCTTGCAAGAAAGATGGTTGGGCGTGATTTCAGCCAGGTCTTTCCTCCCAAGAAGGATAGGAGAGCAGAGGATCTTGTGCTTGAGGTGAAGGACCTGAAGAGTGAACCCATGGTCAAGGATGTCTCATTCTCCCTCCATCGTGGAGAGATCTTGGGATTTGCCGGTCTTGTCGGCTCGGGTCGTACCGAGACGATGGAGGCGGTAATGGGACTCAGGAGAATGGAGTCAGGGGAGATTCACATCAAGGGAAAACCGGCTAAGATTCGCAGTGCGAAGGATGCTGTCTCCCTTGGTCTTGGCTATATCAGTGAGGACAGGCAGGGAAAGGGAATTGTCATGAACTATGACATCACCAAGAATATCAGCCTGATCTCCCTGAAGGATAAATATCTCAAAGGGCTTCTGATCGACAAGAAGGCCGAGACAGCTGCCAGTGATCATTACATTGATGAGTTCAATATCGTGGCTGCTTCGAAAAAGTCGGAGCTGCGGTTCTTCAGCGGGGGAAACCAGCAGAAGGTGTATCTTGCCCGGTGGATGGATACCGATCCTGAGATTCTTATCCTTGATGAGCCTACCAGGGGAATCGATATCAACGCAAAGCGGGAGATCTATGAGTTCATTCACCAGCTTTCTGAGGCGAGGATCAGTTGCATCATTATCTCATCCGAGATGGAGGAGATCATTGGGATGTGCAACCGGGCTTACGTTATGCGGGAAGGAAAGGTAGCTAGCTGCTTGGATGAGGAAGAGATTACTGAGGAAAACATTGTATTCAATGCGACAGGAATCAAGAAAGGTGTAGAAAAAGATGGGTGA
- a CDS encoding sugar phosphate isomerase/epimerase family protein yields the protein MARMVTIFTGQWADLPFEKMCETVSEMGYDGVEIACWGDHMNVEKAAKDPSYVADKKAILKKYNLGCYALGNHLAGQCVGDAFGDPRLAGFAPKSLKGDDKAIRQWGIDQMKYTAQAAKNMGCSVVTGFMGSPIWKYFYSFPANSEQLIEDGYQEIYDLWTPILDEFDKQGVKFALEVHPSEIAYDYYSTQRLLEKFKKREALGINFDPSHLQWQGIDPALFFRDFASHIYHVHIKDSLVKLDGRSGILGSHLAFGDLRRGWNFVSPGHGDVDFDMIIREANAAGYHGPLSVEWEDNGMDRLFGASEALELVRRVDFEPSNVDFDGAMEN from the coding sequence ATGGCTAGAATGGTAACAATCTTTACAGGACAGTGGGCAGATCTTCCCTTTGAGAAGATGTGTGAGACCGTAAGTGAAATGGGGTATGACGGGGTTGAGATTGCCTGTTGGGGTGATCATATGAACGTTGAGAAAGCTGCAAAGGATCCTTCCTATGTAGCTGACAAGAAAGCAATCCTGAAGAAATACAACCTTGGTTGCTATGCCCTGGGAAACCACCTTGCCGGGCAGTGCGTCGGAGATGCCTTTGGTGATCCCCGTCTTGCTGGTTTTGCCCCCAAGAGCCTCAAGGGTGATGATAAGGCAATCCGCCAGTGGGGAATCGACCAGATGAAGTACACCGCCCAGGCAGCAAAGAACATGGGTTGCTCGGTGGTTACCGGATTCATGGGTAGCCCGATCTGGAAGTATTTCTACTCGTTCCCTGCCAACTCAGAGCAGTTGATCGAGGATGGCTACCAGGAGATCTACGACCTCTGGACTCCGATCCTTGATGAGTTTGACAAGCAGGGCGTGAAGTTTGCTCTTGAGGTACACCCCTCTGAGATCGCATATGACTATTACAGCACCCAGCGTCTCTTGGAGAAGTTTAAGAAGAGAGAAGCTCTTGGGATCAACTTCGACCCAAGTCACCTTCAGTGGCAGGGGATCGATCCCGCACTTTTCTTCCGTGATTTCGCTTCCCATATCTACCATGTGCATATCAAGGACAGCTTGGTGAAGCTGGACGGCAGGAGCGGTATCCTTGGTTCCCACCTGGCCTTCGGCGATTTGAGAAGAGGGTGGAATTTCGTCTCCCCAGGTCACGGGGATGTCGACTTTGACATGATCATCCGTGAGGCAAATGCCGCAGGATACCACGGGCCCTTGTCCGTTGAATGGGAAGACAATGGCATGGATAGGTTGTTTGGTGCGAGTGAAGCACTTGAACTGGTGAGAAGAGTTGATTTCGAACCCTCGAATGTTGATTTCGATGGAGCAATGGAGAATTGA
- a CDS encoding Gfo/Idh/MocA family oxidoreductase, with protein MERIAYGMIGGGKGAFIGDVHRKAIRLDDLAVLKAGCFSRDVEKSKAFGAELGIASDRLYADYREMAEKEASREDGIAFAVCVTPNASHFDICKAFLSQGIHVVCDKPLTWTIEQSEELAEICKKKHLLFGVTYTYTGYPAVKQMRKMVQDGMLGKIRFVNAEYPQDWLGNPVDEHSSIAPWRMDPKVSGATNCLGDIGSHIENMVATVTGKKIKKVCARLDSLVEGRTLDDNASVMVEYEGGGKGLYWSSQIAFGYDNALRIRIFGEKGSLEWLQEDPDYFTFTPCDGPKQRWSRGREAFDPVAQQYSRVPAGHPEGLYEAFANIYKPFILALGKHLRGEKLVPSDLDFPGVEEGLDGVKFINRCLESSKQGSVWVDL; from the coding sequence ATGGAACGAATTGCCTATGGAATGATTGGAGGTGGAAAGGGAGCCTTTATCGGGGATGTACATCGTAAAGCCATCCGCTTAGATGATCTTGCCGTCTTGAAAGCCGGTTGTTTTTCCCGGGATGTGGAGAAGTCAAAGGCTTTTGGGGCAGAACTCGGTATTGCAAGTGATCGTCTCTATGCCGACTACCGTGAGATGGCGGAGAAGGAAGCAAGCAGGGAAGACGGTATTGCCTTTGCTGTTTGTGTTACACCAAACGCTTCCCACTTTGACATATGCAAGGCCTTCCTCTCCCAGGGGATTCATGTTGTCTGTGACAAGCCCCTGACCTGGACTATCGAACAGAGCGAAGAGCTGGCTGAAATCTGCAAGAAGAAGCACCTGCTCTTTGGTGTTACCTATACCTACACCGGATACCCTGCTGTGAAGCAGATGAGAAAGATGGTCCAGGATGGAATGCTTGGGAAGATCAGGTTTGTGAATGCCGAGTATCCACAGGACTGGCTGGGTAATCCCGTCGATGAACATAGCTCCATTGCTCCCTGGAGAATGGACCCCAAGGTATCGGGGGCAACAAACTGCCTTGGTGATATCGGCAGCCATATCGAGAATATGGTAGCCACGGTTACTGGTAAGAAGATCAAGAAGGTATGTGCACGTCTGGACAGCTTGGTTGAGGGCAGAACGTTGGATGATAATGCCTCTGTCATGGTTGAGTACGAGGGAGGAGGCAAGGGACTCTATTGGTCAAGCCAGATTGCCTTCGGCTATGACAACGCCCTCCGTATCCGCATCTTCGGTGAAAAAGGGAGCTTGGAGTGGCTTCAGGAGGACCCTGACTACTTCACCTTTACCCCCTGCGATGGGCCGAAACAGAGATGGAGCCGTGGTCGTGAGGCGTTCGACCCGGTAGCCCAGCAGTACTCCCGTGTGCCGGCAGGACACCCCGAGGGTCTCTACGAGGCATTTGCCAATATCTACAAGCCTTTCATCCTGGCACTTGGGAAACACCTTCGTGGAGAAAAACTGGTGCCCTCCGATCTTGACTTCCCAGGAGTCGAAGAAGGGCTTGATGGCGTGAAATTCATCAACCGGTGCCTGGAGAGCAGCAAGCAAGGCTCTGTTTGGGTCGACCTATAA
- a CDS encoding sugar phosphate isomerase/epimerase family protein, whose protein sequence is MKNIQLGALLFANEVTSANLERLNEAGFETLSICFWETLGETDLASLARTTEEAGLPVNAISVWGNPLANEETLRGVQTLIEQSYRFGHPFVSTFAGRVPSRSVEASLPLFKEVFSELLQQAHRHDCRGLLLENCRMGDLWKRGSWNIAINDAAWDLIFNTLDDPLLGLEWEPCHQVEALLEPLAQLRRWKERVLHVHGKDAHVDHALLSEIGLYAPGKAIKATLPGCGDTDWEILMQILLDGGYQGSIDIEAGGTSFFSDFEEKVASLDYLKKCRLSLR, encoded by the coding sequence ATGAAGAACATACAGCTTGGGGCACTGCTCTTTGCCAATGAGGTTACCTCCGCTAATCTTGAGAGGCTGAATGAAGCGGGGTTCGAAACCCTCAGTATCTGCTTTTGGGAGACCCTTGGAGAAACTGATCTTGCAAGTCTTGCTCGCACTACGGAGGAAGCAGGACTTCCGGTCAACGCAATCTCTGTTTGGGGTAACCCCTTGGCCAATGAGGAGACTCTCCGCGGTGTGCAGACACTCATTGAGCAGTCATATCGTTTTGGGCATCCGTTTGTCTCAACATTTGCAGGCCGTGTTCCTTCTAGAAGTGTTGAGGCATCGCTTCCCTTGTTCAAGGAAGTATTCAGCGAATTATTACAGCAGGCCCATCGCCATGATTGTAGGGGCTTGCTCCTGGAAAACTGTAGGATGGGAGACCTCTGGAAGCGTGGTTCCTGGAATATTGCCATCAATGATGCAGCGTGGGATCTCATCTTTAATACCCTTGATGATCCCCTTCTTGGCCTCGAGTGGGAGCCGTGTCATCAGGTGGAGGCACTGCTCGAGCCGCTTGCCCAGCTGAGACGTTGGAAGGAGAGGGTTTTGCATGTGCATGGAAAGGATGCCCATGTTGATCATGCCCTCCTCAGTGAGATCGGGCTCTATGCTCCAGGGAAGGCAATCAAAGCTACCTTGCCTGGCTGTGGTGATACCGATTGGGAAATTCTGATGCAAATCCTTCTTGACGGAGGATACCAGGGAAGCATTGATATAGAAGCGGGTGGAACCTCGTTTTTCAGCGATTTTGAGGAGAAAGTTGCATCCCTAGATTACCTTAAGAAGTGTCGCCTTAGTCTCCGATAG
- a CDS encoding Gfo/Idh/MocA family oxidoreductase, whose protein sequence is MNLVIVGCGGMGWYQAKKFQALGAQIVGAIDHNEDHLRGFCENFGVEESYKSLDMISRFSAKADALSCCLPDCFHALCCEAAVRVNLALFCEKPLTATQEEADLLARLPKSRPFMVNFSKRHTPSLSAVQEALSHGLLGTLENVTISYLQSWYKSHVWGDPEEVFRWKWRLLSEYNRDGCLSDLGSHLLDLLFLLFGNVHFEKKTLAVTSPALVEYGALLSVGNHIPCTLHCSYQDPTWDDSLQLAIEGSGATLTMNTSLDRKQVVIVSKDGTITKLEGNRPVSTYQKFFDAVKSGDSIPPSFEDGYRVQKLLEEMR, encoded by the coding sequence ATGAATCTTGTCATAGTGGGCTGTGGGGGAATGGGCTGGTACCAAGCAAAGAAGTTCCAAGCTCTGGGAGCCCAGATAGTAGGCGCAATCGACCATAATGAGGATCACCTGAGGGGTTTCTGCGAAAATTTCGGGGTGGAAGAGAGCTATAAGAGTCTCGATATGATCTCCCGCTTCTCAGCCAAGGCTGATGCCCTGAGTTGTTGTCTCCCTGATTGTTTCCACGCCCTCTGCTGTGAGGCAGCGGTGAGAGTAAATCTGGCACTCTTCTGTGAGAAGCCGCTCACCGCAACCCAAGAAGAGGCTGATTTATTGGCAAGGCTTCCTAAGAGCCGCCCATTCATGGTTAATTTCTCAAAGCGCCATACGCCCTCTCTCTCTGCAGTACAGGAGGCTCTCTCCCATGGTTTGCTTGGCACGTTGGAGAATGTCACCATCTCATACCTGCAGAGCTGGTACAAGAGCCATGTCTGGGGAGACCCCGAGGAGGTTTTCCGTTGGAAGTGGAGACTGCTAAGCGAATACAATCGGGATGGTTGCCTCTCTGATCTTGGTAGCCACCTCCTTGATCTGCTTTTTCTTCTCTTTGGAAACGTCCACTTTGAGAAGAAGACCCTCGCCGTCACCTCCCCTGCCTTGGTTGAGTATGGTGCCTTGTTAAGTGTTGGGAACCATATCCCTTGCACATTGCACTGCTCTTACCAGGACCCCACGTGGGATGATTCATTGCAACTTGCCATAGAGGGTAGTGGAGCCACGCTCACGATGAATACTTCCCTCGATAGGAAGCAGGTGGTCATTGTCAGCAAGGACGGTACTATCACAAAGCTGGAGGGAAATCGGCCTGTTTCGACCTATCAGAAGTTTTTTGATGCCGTTAAGAGTGGGGATTCTATCCCCCCTTCGTTTGAGGATGGATACCGGGTCCAGAAACTCTTGGAGGAGATGCGATGA
- a CDS encoding LacI family DNA-binding transcriptional regulator encodes MEKIVGRADVAKAAGVAESTVSRALNDSPLISDEIKKKVRLAAEELGYVPSRTATLFASNRSFAIGFVVPYYKKILPFTRSYFPALLDGLLLGTLNHNYNVGIIFENYLGKYRSYRDLITSHSYDGLIFAITKDQFPEIEPLIEHNLPFVLVNNYREGAASIYARPDEGMRKAFAHAHELGHHHIGYVTGDLQFKNGKDRLQAFEELASHYHLQTTIVEGNFSRNSGFNAFRQFGKKESLIMTASDRQAFGFLQACSEHSKKVPQDISLIGYDNFQPAGTSTPPLTTVDHPIMEMGAEAVQMLIGMIEHGKAAEQRWAETGFVVRKSTRPLGE; translated from the coding sequence ATGGAGAAGATTGTAGGAAGGGCTGATGTAGCAAAGGCAGCAGGGGTAGCGGAGTCCACGGTCTCCCGTGCACTCAACGATTCCCCTCTTATCAGTGATGAGATCAAGAAGAAAGTACGACTGGCTGCAGAAGAGCTGGGATATGTCCCCTCACGGACTGCTACGCTCTTTGCAAGTAATAGAAGCTTTGCCATCGGCTTTGTGGTTCCCTACTACAAGAAGATCTTGCCCTTTACCCGTTCCTATTTTCCAGCACTCCTTGATGGATTGTTGCTTGGAACACTGAACCACAACTACAATGTTGGGATTATTTTTGAGAACTACCTAGGCAAGTACCGAAGTTATCGGGACCTTATCACCAGCCATAGCTATGATGGACTGATTTTTGCCATCACCAAGGACCAGTTTCCCGAGATCGAACCCCTTATCGAGCACAACCTTCCCTTTGTATTGGTGAACAACTACCGAGAGGGGGCTGCAAGCATCTATGCTCGTCCTGATGAGGGTATGAGGAAGGCGTTTGCCCATGCGCATGAGCTTGGGCACCACCACATCGGGTATGTGACGGGGGACCTGCAGTTCAAGAACGGCAAGGACAGACTCCAGGCCTTCGAGGAACTTGCCTCTCACTACCACTTACAGACAACGATTGTAGAAGGAAACTTCTCCAGGAACTCAGGCTTCAATGCATTCAGGCAGTTTGGGAAGAAGGAGTCTCTGATTATGACTGCCAGCGACCGACAAGCCTTTGGCTTTCTCCAGGCCTGCAGTGAACACTCCAAGAAGGTTCCCCAGGATATCTCCCTTATCGGGTACGACAACTTCCAGCCTGCTGGTACCAGTACTCCTCCCCTGACTACAGTCGATCATCCGATCATGGAGATGGGTGCTGAAGCAGTGCAGATGTTGATCGGTATGATCGAGCACGGAAAAGCAGCCGAACAGCGATGGGCAGAGACTGGTTTCGTGGTGAGAAAGTCCACCCGACCCTTGGGAGAATGA
- a CDS encoding helix-turn-helix domain-containing protein, translating to MNEKDFALLVESIQEGGKILRKEKKPARTFIFSPPDIRNIRKNAKATQVEFASMIGVSVATLRNWEQGRRTPEGPALALLKVASVDPQYIKNILNQ from the coding sequence ATGAATGAAAAAGATTTTGCATTGTTGGTAGAGAGTATACAAGAAGGTGGGAAAATTCTGAGAAAGGAAAAGAAACCTGCTCGAACCTTTATATTCTCACCCCCAGATATAAGAAATATTCGTAAAAACGCTAAGGCGACACAGGTTGAATTTGCTTCAATGATTGGTGTCAGTGTAGCTACACTGAGGAATTGGGAACAGGGTAGGAGAACTCCAGAGGGGCCTGCTTTGGCCCTTTTAAAAGTGGCATCCGTGGATCCTCAATACATCAAGAATATTTTGAACCAGTAA